The following are encoded in a window of Colletotrichum lupini chromosome 3, complete sequence genomic DNA:
- a CDS encoding major facilitator superfamily transporter: protein MSDPLELELDRPKRNSRMIEKFDDEIKVAGVVDQQPVVSRRESVQSDTYGSSAGATTFDKKLLYKLDMRLMIAMFFLNFLSLMGRTNIGAALIRQLPQDLHLDAMKVFIVLTMPAAPLILFEVPSNLLMRFLNRKFNFPYLWYMCTLDILLGIITIGQGFVKTFDQMIATRFFVGVFDAGLIPGCVFLCSLYYPPRHLQWRLGLITVANICSNIAGNFLAYAIANIQTTENFKGWRWIFIIEGIFTVVASLACLPANVGPPEKAKFLTEEEKRLIRNSVEIRSTEIGVVAEWKMFFTNPLNYCWAALYCFTTTTAYSVSIFSPSFVKSFHPELSAADVQAQIVPIFVVAAVACLTTAYAADRLNHRAAFGLGGFIFTIVGYAILRQDEHESTNVTMMALYFIAFGTFITLPMIWILTMQNLQTPFQRAIGSGFVVGVGNTSGYISAWIFKTSDGPYYKNGMTISMILVVIAFAILSTTWLYIEMHNRRLDREERLHPSAGAGTKRLTGRSFRYKA, encoded by the exons ATGTCAGATCCTCTTGAGCTGGAGCTCGATCGCCCGAAGAGGAATTCCAGAATGATTGAGAAGTTTGATGACGAGATCAAGGTCGCGGGGGTGGTAGACCAGCAACCGGTTGTCTCGAGGAGAGAGTCGGTCCAAAGCGATACGTATGGATCATCTGCCGGCGCCACAACCTTCGACAAGAAGCTCCTCTACAAACTCGATATGCGTCTAATGATTGCCATGTTCTTTTTGAACTTCTTGTCGTTAATGGGCCGCACAAATATCGGAGCCGCACTGATCCGGCAACTTCCACAAGATCTTCATCTCGACGCGATGAAGGTGTTTATCGTTCTCACGATGCCAGCGGCGCCGTTGATCCTATTCGAGGTGCCAAGTAATCTACTTATGCGCTTTCTGAATCGCAAGTTCAACTTCCCATACTTGTGGTACATGTGTACTCTCGACATATTACTGG GTATAATCACGATCGGCCAAGGATTCGTCAAGACATTCGATCAGATGATAGCCACCCGATTCTTCGTTGGTGTCTTCGATGCAGGTCTCATCCCTGGCTGCGTCTTCTTGTGTTCTCTTTACTACCCTCCAAGGCATCTTCAATGGAGACTTGGACTGATTACTGTCGCCAATATCTGTTCAAATATTGCCGGGAACTTTCTTGCATACGCAATCGCCAACATCCAAACCACTGAGAATTTCAAAGGGTGGAGATG gatctttattattgAGGGTATCTTCACTGTGGTAGCTTCTCTGGCCTGCCTTCCTGCTAATGTTGGACCTCCGGAGAAGGCCAAGTTCTTGACGGAAGAAGAAAAGCGACTTATCAGAAATTCAGTCGAAATACGCAGCACAGAGATCGGTGTTGTAGCAGAGTGGAAAATGTTTTTCACAAACCCCCTCAATTACTGCTGGGCTGCCCTCTACTGCTTCACGACTACAACCGCTTACTCAGTTTCCATCTTTTCTCCGTCCTTTGTCAAGTCCTTTCACCCGGAGCTCAGCGCTGCAGATGTACAGGCGCAGATTGTTCCCATCTTCGTGGTGGCTGCTGTGGCATGTCTTACAACTGCTTACGCAGCTGACCGTCTCAACCACCGCGCGGCCTTCGGCCTTGGCGGCTTCATTTTCACCATCGTTGGCTACGCAATCTTGAGGCAAGATGAACACGAAAGCACAAATGTGACCATGATGGCGCTGTACTTCATCGCCTTCGGCACCTTCATCACTCTTCCCATGATCTGGATCTTGACTATGCAAAACTTGCAGACGCCTTTCCAGCGAGCCATTGGGAGCGGCTTTGTGGTTGGAGTTGGGAACACATCAGGCTACATCTCAGCCTGGATATTTAAGACAAGCGACGGCCCGTATTACAAGAATGGCATGACGATCAGCATGATCCTAGTCGTAATTGCATTTGCCATTCTTTCGACAACTTGGCTTTACATCGAGATGCATAATAGGAGGCTTGATAGAGAGGAGAGATTGCATCCGTCTGCGGGAGCTGGAACCAAGAGGCTTACCGGGCGAAGTTTCCGGTACAAGGCATAG